One window of the Melanotaenia boesemani isolate fMelBoe1 chromosome 14, fMelBoe1.pri, whole genome shotgun sequence genome contains the following:
- the atp13a3 gene encoding probable cation-transporting ATPase 13A3 isoform X1: MEKGDLKVLNKGEEEEMELQGYRLCRWRLALVGFGVLCTGGFLLLLLYWMPEWCVKSTCTRTTARNAEVVLLRSTDEFRRWFLARVRVMLAPGRNPFHSLETQTTSPSSPSSHSFSSHASPPLTNGHTPHPSDGSPAQELIQRFSDYQPIQIRYFTFHSTKYYWNEDIQNFEVLTGLEDLQLSCSTLHSEHSAGLTRNQQEYRRLFFGVNEIAVKVPSLFKLLIKEVLNPFYIFQLFSVILWSTDEYYYYAAAIVFMSVISVATSLYTIKKQYIMLHDMVAAHSIVRVSVCRANNDIEEIMSTDLVPGDMMVIPSNGTIMPCDAVLVSGTCIVNESMLTGESVPVTKTNLPNPPPGEQEEADSAYNTEEHKRHTLFCGTNIIQTRFYTGELVKAVVVRTGFSTAKGQLVRSILYPKPTDFKLYRDAYLFLLCLVAVAGIGFIYSIVLSIMNKESAKTIIIESLDIITITVPPALPAAMTAGIVYAQRRLKHIGIFCISPQRINICGQINLVCFDKTGTLTEDGLDLWGVQRVENGCFHLSEENAYKENLVKSQFVACMATCHSLTKIEGQLSGDPLDLKMFEATGWILEEATEEETSLHNRIMPTVVKPPKQLLPPEPAVSPEQDMELYELSSVYEIGIVRQFPFSSGLQRMSVVARLLGEKRMDAYMKGAPEVVASVCKKETVPENFAEVLEGYTKQGFRVIALAHRRLESKLNWHKVQNINRDHIETNMEFLGLIIMQNKLKAETPGVLQDLHRANIRTVMVTGDNMLTAISVARDCGMIPPEDTVIIADAVPPHDGHAAKISWRYADKPSKMTRFEEVNISLEDVCHVDEPKTQELYHFAMNGKSFSVIAEHFPDMLQKLVLHGTVFARMAPDQKTQLIEALQGVDYFVGMCGDGANDCGALKRAHSGISLSELEASVASPFTSRTPNISCVPSLIREGRAALITSFCVFKFMALYSIIQYISVTLLYSISSNLGDFQFLFIDIAIILLIVFTMSLNPAWKELVSCRPPSGLISGPLLFSVLTQILICLGFQTTTFLWVRHQPWYTIWTPLTDVCNSTSHLNVSDLNDTEEDDHNIQNFENTSLFYVSSFQYLIVAIVFSKGKPFRQPSYKNWPFVISTVSLYIFLLFIMFHPIESIDEFLEIVCVPFEWRTKLFLIILVNAAVSVLVETFILDIVLWKLVFSRDKQGNFGVTPAAPTPQGGIDLRAYKCLSRLCCRGKMTPKARYMHLAQELSVDPDWPPKPTTTTEAKSLPENGSTNQIMINS; the protein is encoded by the exons ATGGAGAAGGGAGACCTAAAGGTCCTCAACaagggggaggaagaggagatg GAGCTGCAAGGCTACCGTTTGTGTCGTTGGCGGTTGGCTCTTGTGGGCTTTGGGGTACTTTGCACAGGGGGCTTCCTCCTTCTGCTGCTCTATTGGATGCCAGAATGGTGCGTCAAGTCCACCTGCACCCGCACCACAGCCCGTAATGCTGAAGTGGTGCTGCTACGCTCCACG GATGAGTTCCGGCGCTGGTTCCTGGCCAGGGTGCGAGTGATGCTTGCTCCGGGGCGTAACCCCTTCCACAGCCTGGAGACCCAGAccacctccccctcctccccttccTCTCACTCCTTCTCTTCCCATGCCTCCCCACCACTGACCAACGGACACACCCCTCACCCCTCCGATGGCAGCCCTGCTCAGGAGCTCATACAAAGATTTTCTGACTACCAGCCCATACAG ATTCGCTATTTTACCTTCCATAGCACAAAGTATTACTGGAACGAAGATATTCAGAACTTTGAGGTTTTAAC CGGCCTGGAGGATCTGCAGCTCAGCTGCTCCACCCTCCACTCGGAGCACAGTGCAGGCCTGACCAGGAACCAGCAGGAGTACAG GAGACTGTTCTTCGGAGTGAATGAAATTGCAGTGAAAGTGCCTTCTCTTTTCAAGCTGCTTATCAAAGAG GTCCTCAACCCTTTTTACATCTTCCAGCTCTTTAGTGTGATCCTGTGGAGTACCGATGAGTATTACTACTATGCTGCGGCCATTGTTTTCATGTCGGTCATATCCGTAGCTACCTCTCTGTACACCATCAAAAAG CAATACATCATGCTACATGATATGGTGGCAGCTCACAGTATTGTTCGTGTGTCTGTATGTCGAGCTAATAATG ATATAGAAGAGATTATGTCGACTGATTTGGTGCCCGGTGATATGATGGTCATCCCCAGCAACGGGACTATTATGCCATGTGATGCTGTTTTGGTCAGTGGCACCTGTATTGTCAATGAAAGCATGCTCACAG GTGAAAGTGTTCCTGTGACAAAGACCAACCTCCCAAACCCTCCACCAGGGGAGCAGGAGGAGGCTGATAGTGCCTACAACACTGAGGAACATAAGAGACACACACTCTTCTGTGGCACCAATATCATCCAAACCCGTTTCTACACAGGGGAACTTGTCAAGGCTGTGGTGGTCCGCACAG GTTTCAGCACAGCCAAAGGCCAGTTGGTGCGCTCCATCCTTTATCCTAAACCCACTGACTTCAAGCTGTATCGTGATGCCTACCTCTTCCTGTTGTGTCTGGTGGCTGTGGCTGGAATTGGCTTTATATACTCTATTGTTCTCAGTATCATGAACAAG GAGTCAGCGAAGACCATCATCATCGAGTCCCTGGACATTATAACTATCACTGTGCCACCAGCACTACCGGCAGCCATGACAGCTGGAATTGTATACGCCCAGCGACGTCTCAAACACATAGGCATTTTCTGTATCAGCCCACAGAGGATTAATATTTGTGGACAGATCAATCTGGTCTGCTTTGACAAA ACTGGGACTTTGACAGAAGATGGATTAGACCTTTGGGGAGTTCAGAGAGTTGAAAATGGCTG TTTTCACCTATCAGAGGAAAATGCCTACAAGGAGAATCTTGTCAAGTCCCAGTTTGTGGCTTGTATGGCCACCTGCCACTCTCTTACAAAAATAGAAGGCCAGCTGTCTGGAGACCCACTGGATCTCAAAATGTTTGAGGCTACTGGCTGG ATCCTGGAGGAGGCCACTGAGGAGGAAACATCCCTCCACAATCGTATCATGCCCACTGTAGTTAAACCCCCAAAGCAGCTGCTACCACCAGAGCCTGCTGTGTCACCCGAGCAGGACATG GAACTCTATGAGCTCTCG TCAGTGTATGAGATAGGTATTGTGCGGCAGTTTCCTTTTTCGTCTGGACTTCAGAGGATGAGTGTAGTTGCTCGTCTGTTGGGGGAGAAACGTATGGATGCCTACATGAAGGGTGCACCAGAGGTGGTGGCTAGTGTCTGCAAGAAGGAGACAG TGCCAGAAAACTTTGCCGAGGTTTTGGAGGGTTACACTAAGCAGGGTTTCAGAGTGATTGCTCTTGCTCATCGTCGACTTGAATCTAAACTCAACTGGCACAAAGTCCAGAACATCAACAG GGATCACATAGAAACAAACATGGAGTTTCTGGGTCTCATCATCATGCAGAACAAACTGAAGGCAGAAACCCCCGGCGTGCTGCAAGATCTTCATCGAGCCAACATCCGCACTGTCATGGTTACTG GTGATAACATGTTGACAGCAATCTCTGTGGCCCGTGACTGTGGAATGATCCCTCCTGAGGATACAGTCATCATTGCTGATGCCGTGCCTCCTCATGATGGACACGCCGCCAAGATCTCCTGGAGATATGCTGACAAACCCAGCAAGATGACTCGATTTGAG GAAGTCAACATAAGCCTGGAGGATGTGTGTCATGTAGATGAGCCTAAAACACAAGAGCTGTACCACTTTGCTATGAACGGAAAATCATTTTCGGTAATCGCTGAGCATTTCCCTGATATGCTTCAGAAG CTCGTACTGCATGGGACAGTGTTTGCCAGAATGGCGCCCGACCAGAAAACCCAGTTGATTGAGGCACTACAGGGGGTAGA TTACTTTGTGGGGATGTGTGGAGATGGAGCAAATGACTGTGGG GCTCTGAAGAGGGCGCATAGTGGAATCTCTCTGTCTGAGCTTGAAGCCTCAGTTGCCTCTCCTTTTACCTCGAGGACCCCCAATATTTCATGTGTCCCTAGCCTCatcag AGAGGGACGTGCTGCTCTTATCACTTCATTCTGTGTGTTCAAGTTTATGGCTCTCTACAGTATCATCCAATACATCAGCGTCACTCTCCTCTATTCG ATATCCAGTAACCTTGGAGATTTCCAGTTTCTCTTCATCGACATTGCTATCATCCTCCTTATTGTCTTTACCA TGAGTCTGAACCCAGCCTGGAAAGAATTGGTGTCATGTCGTCCCCCATCAGGACTGATCTCAGGGCCTCTGCTGTTCTCTGTGCTGACCCAGATCCTCATCTGCTTGGGCTTCCAGACCACTACATTCCTTTGGGTTCGACACCAGCCCTGGTACACCATCTGGACACCACTTACAGA TGTCTGCAACTCCACATCACACTTGAATGTGTCTGACCTCAACGACACAGAAGAGGACGACCACAACATCCAAAACTTTGAGAACACCAGCCTCTTCTATGTCTCATCTTTCCAATATCTCATTGTTGCCATTGTTTTCTCAAAGGGCAAACCTTTCAGACAGCCGAGCTACAAGAACT GGCCTTTTGTGATTTCTACTGTGAGTTTGTATATTTTCCTGCTGTTCATCATGTTTCATCCCATTGAAAGCATTGATGAGTTTCTAGAG ATTGTCTGCGTCCCTTTTGAATGGAGGACAAAGCTTTTCCTAATCATCCTTGTTAATGCTGCTGTGTCAGTTTTGGTGGAg ACCTTCATCCTTGACATCGTCTTATGGAAGCTTGTGTTCAGCAGAGACAAACAGGGCAACTTTGGCGTCACCCCTGCTGCTCCGACACCACAG GGGGGGATTGATCTGCGGGCATACAAGTGTCTGTCCAGGCTTTGCTGCAGAGGCAAGATGACACCCAAAGCTCGCTATATGCATCTGGCCCAGGAGCTCAGTGTGGACCCCGACTGGCCCCCAAAGCCAACAACAACCACTGAAGCCAAGTCCCTCCCAGAAAATGGTTCTACTAATCAAATCATGATCAACTCCTAG
- the atp13a3 gene encoding probable cation-transporting ATPase 13A3 isoform X2, with translation MEKGDLKVLNKGEEEEMELQGYRLCRWRLALVGFGVLCTGGFLLLLLYWMPEWCVKSTCTRTTARNAEVVLLRSTDEFRRWFLARVRVMLAPGRNPFHSLETQTTSPSSPSSHSFSSHASPPLTNGHTPHPSDGSPAQELIQRFSDYQPIQIRYFTFHSTKYYWNEDIQNFEVLTGLEDLQLSCSTLHSEHSAGLTRNQQEYRRLFFGVNEIAVKVPSLFKLLIKEVLNPFYIFQLFSVILWSTDEYYYYAAAIVFMSVISVATSLYTIKKQYIMLHDMVAAHSIVRVSVCRANNDIEEIMSTDLVPGDMMVIPSNGTIMPCDAVLVSGTCIVNESMLTGESVPVTKTNLPNPPPGEQEEADSAYNTEEHKRHTLFCGTNIIQTRFYTGELVKAVVVRTGFSTAKGQLVRSILYPKPTDFKLYRDAYLFLLCLVAVAGIGFIYSIVLSIMNKESAKTIIIESLDIITITVPPALPAAMTAGIVYAQRRLKHIGIFCISPQRINICGQINLVCFDKTGTLTEDGLDLWGVQRVENGCFHLSEENAYKENLVKSQFVACMATCHSLTKIEGQLSGDPLDLKMFEATGWILEEATEEETSLHNRIMPTVVKPPKQLLPPEPAVSPEQDMELYELSSVYEIGIVRQFPFSSGLQRMSVVARLLGEKRMDAYMKGAPEVVASVCKKETVPENFAEVLEGYTKQGFRVIALAHRRLESKLNWHKVQNINRDHIETNMEFLGLIIMQNKLKAETPGVLQDLHRANIRTVMVTGDNMLTAISVARDCGMIPPEDTVIIADAVPPHDGHAAKISWRYADKPSKMTRFEEVNISLEDVCHVDEPKTQELYHFAMNGKSFSVIAEHFPDMLQKLVLHGTVFARMAPDQKTQLIEALQGVDYFVGMCGDGANDCGALKRAHSGISLSELEASVASPFTSRTPNISCVPSLIREGRAALITSFCVFKFMALYSIIQYISVTLLYSISSNLGDFQFLFIDIAIILLIVFTMSLNPAWKELVSCRPPSGLISGPLLFSVLTQILICLGFQTTTFLWVRHQPWYTIWTPLTDVCNSTSHLNVSDLNDTEEDDHNIQNFENTSLFYVSSFQYLIVAIVFSKGKPFRQPSYKNWPFVISTVSLYIFLLFIMFHPIESIDEFLEIVCVPFEWRTKLFLIILVNAAVSVLVEGGIDLRAYKCLSRLCCRGKMTPKARYMHLAQELSVDPDWPPKPTTTTEAKSLPENGSTNQIMINS, from the exons ATGGAGAAGGGAGACCTAAAGGTCCTCAACaagggggaggaagaggagatg GAGCTGCAAGGCTACCGTTTGTGTCGTTGGCGGTTGGCTCTTGTGGGCTTTGGGGTACTTTGCACAGGGGGCTTCCTCCTTCTGCTGCTCTATTGGATGCCAGAATGGTGCGTCAAGTCCACCTGCACCCGCACCACAGCCCGTAATGCTGAAGTGGTGCTGCTACGCTCCACG GATGAGTTCCGGCGCTGGTTCCTGGCCAGGGTGCGAGTGATGCTTGCTCCGGGGCGTAACCCCTTCCACAGCCTGGAGACCCAGAccacctccccctcctccccttccTCTCACTCCTTCTCTTCCCATGCCTCCCCACCACTGACCAACGGACACACCCCTCACCCCTCCGATGGCAGCCCTGCTCAGGAGCTCATACAAAGATTTTCTGACTACCAGCCCATACAG ATTCGCTATTTTACCTTCCATAGCACAAAGTATTACTGGAACGAAGATATTCAGAACTTTGAGGTTTTAAC CGGCCTGGAGGATCTGCAGCTCAGCTGCTCCACCCTCCACTCGGAGCACAGTGCAGGCCTGACCAGGAACCAGCAGGAGTACAG GAGACTGTTCTTCGGAGTGAATGAAATTGCAGTGAAAGTGCCTTCTCTTTTCAAGCTGCTTATCAAAGAG GTCCTCAACCCTTTTTACATCTTCCAGCTCTTTAGTGTGATCCTGTGGAGTACCGATGAGTATTACTACTATGCTGCGGCCATTGTTTTCATGTCGGTCATATCCGTAGCTACCTCTCTGTACACCATCAAAAAG CAATACATCATGCTACATGATATGGTGGCAGCTCACAGTATTGTTCGTGTGTCTGTATGTCGAGCTAATAATG ATATAGAAGAGATTATGTCGACTGATTTGGTGCCCGGTGATATGATGGTCATCCCCAGCAACGGGACTATTATGCCATGTGATGCTGTTTTGGTCAGTGGCACCTGTATTGTCAATGAAAGCATGCTCACAG GTGAAAGTGTTCCTGTGACAAAGACCAACCTCCCAAACCCTCCACCAGGGGAGCAGGAGGAGGCTGATAGTGCCTACAACACTGAGGAACATAAGAGACACACACTCTTCTGTGGCACCAATATCATCCAAACCCGTTTCTACACAGGGGAACTTGTCAAGGCTGTGGTGGTCCGCACAG GTTTCAGCACAGCCAAAGGCCAGTTGGTGCGCTCCATCCTTTATCCTAAACCCACTGACTTCAAGCTGTATCGTGATGCCTACCTCTTCCTGTTGTGTCTGGTGGCTGTGGCTGGAATTGGCTTTATATACTCTATTGTTCTCAGTATCATGAACAAG GAGTCAGCGAAGACCATCATCATCGAGTCCCTGGACATTATAACTATCACTGTGCCACCAGCACTACCGGCAGCCATGACAGCTGGAATTGTATACGCCCAGCGACGTCTCAAACACATAGGCATTTTCTGTATCAGCCCACAGAGGATTAATATTTGTGGACAGATCAATCTGGTCTGCTTTGACAAA ACTGGGACTTTGACAGAAGATGGATTAGACCTTTGGGGAGTTCAGAGAGTTGAAAATGGCTG TTTTCACCTATCAGAGGAAAATGCCTACAAGGAGAATCTTGTCAAGTCCCAGTTTGTGGCTTGTATGGCCACCTGCCACTCTCTTACAAAAATAGAAGGCCAGCTGTCTGGAGACCCACTGGATCTCAAAATGTTTGAGGCTACTGGCTGG ATCCTGGAGGAGGCCACTGAGGAGGAAACATCCCTCCACAATCGTATCATGCCCACTGTAGTTAAACCCCCAAAGCAGCTGCTACCACCAGAGCCTGCTGTGTCACCCGAGCAGGACATG GAACTCTATGAGCTCTCG TCAGTGTATGAGATAGGTATTGTGCGGCAGTTTCCTTTTTCGTCTGGACTTCAGAGGATGAGTGTAGTTGCTCGTCTGTTGGGGGAGAAACGTATGGATGCCTACATGAAGGGTGCACCAGAGGTGGTGGCTAGTGTCTGCAAGAAGGAGACAG TGCCAGAAAACTTTGCCGAGGTTTTGGAGGGTTACACTAAGCAGGGTTTCAGAGTGATTGCTCTTGCTCATCGTCGACTTGAATCTAAACTCAACTGGCACAAAGTCCAGAACATCAACAG GGATCACATAGAAACAAACATGGAGTTTCTGGGTCTCATCATCATGCAGAACAAACTGAAGGCAGAAACCCCCGGCGTGCTGCAAGATCTTCATCGAGCCAACATCCGCACTGTCATGGTTACTG GTGATAACATGTTGACAGCAATCTCTGTGGCCCGTGACTGTGGAATGATCCCTCCTGAGGATACAGTCATCATTGCTGATGCCGTGCCTCCTCATGATGGACACGCCGCCAAGATCTCCTGGAGATATGCTGACAAACCCAGCAAGATGACTCGATTTGAG GAAGTCAACATAAGCCTGGAGGATGTGTGTCATGTAGATGAGCCTAAAACACAAGAGCTGTACCACTTTGCTATGAACGGAAAATCATTTTCGGTAATCGCTGAGCATTTCCCTGATATGCTTCAGAAG CTCGTACTGCATGGGACAGTGTTTGCCAGAATGGCGCCCGACCAGAAAACCCAGTTGATTGAGGCACTACAGGGGGTAGA TTACTTTGTGGGGATGTGTGGAGATGGAGCAAATGACTGTGGG GCTCTGAAGAGGGCGCATAGTGGAATCTCTCTGTCTGAGCTTGAAGCCTCAGTTGCCTCTCCTTTTACCTCGAGGACCCCCAATATTTCATGTGTCCCTAGCCTCatcag AGAGGGACGTGCTGCTCTTATCACTTCATTCTGTGTGTTCAAGTTTATGGCTCTCTACAGTATCATCCAATACATCAGCGTCACTCTCCTCTATTCG ATATCCAGTAACCTTGGAGATTTCCAGTTTCTCTTCATCGACATTGCTATCATCCTCCTTATTGTCTTTACCA TGAGTCTGAACCCAGCCTGGAAAGAATTGGTGTCATGTCGTCCCCCATCAGGACTGATCTCAGGGCCTCTGCTGTTCTCTGTGCTGACCCAGATCCTCATCTGCTTGGGCTTCCAGACCACTACATTCCTTTGGGTTCGACACCAGCCCTGGTACACCATCTGGACACCACTTACAGA TGTCTGCAACTCCACATCACACTTGAATGTGTCTGACCTCAACGACACAGAAGAGGACGACCACAACATCCAAAACTTTGAGAACACCAGCCTCTTCTATGTCTCATCTTTCCAATATCTCATTGTTGCCATTGTTTTCTCAAAGGGCAAACCTTTCAGACAGCCGAGCTACAAGAACT GGCCTTTTGTGATTTCTACTGTGAGTTTGTATATTTTCCTGCTGTTCATCATGTTTCATCCCATTGAAAGCATTGATGAGTTTCTAGAG ATTGTCTGCGTCCCTTTTGAATGGAGGACAAAGCTTTTCCTAATCATCCTTGTTAATGCTGCTGTGTCAGTTTTGGTGGAg GGGGGGATTGATCTGCGGGCATACAAGTGTCTGTCCAGGCTTTGCTGCAGAGGCAAGATGACACCCAAAGCTCGCTATATGCATCTGGCCCAGGAGCTCAGTGTGGACCCCGACTGGCCCCCAAAGCCAACAACAACCACTGAAGCCAAGTCCCTCCCAGAAAATGGTTCTACTAATCAAATCATGATCAACTCCTAG